The following are encoded together in the Lathyrus oleraceus cultivar Zhongwan6 chromosome 3, CAAS_Psat_ZW6_1.0, whole genome shotgun sequence genome:
- the LOC127129780 gene encoding uncharacterized protein LOC127129780 has protein sequence MITPRRNTFSLKYKEPKLDSMKGLISDLTLDKRDEFGKDYGKILSLLTKKVDYGIISSLAQYYDMPLCYFTFDDFQLAPTLEEVERIVGLKLKYFNPFPKLKEEVGPKKIDLALSINVPTVLANWVEKGVFKGFAMRFLEELALKFKKEGHWKAFYVVLALLIHGIVLFPNIEKFVDHVAVEVFLSGNPEPFLLDDIYHALHARHEKRGVTLLCYAPLLYTWFMQHMTEKDPFVEK, from the coding sequence atgaTAACTCCCAGAAGAAACACTTTCTCActtaagtacaaggaacctaagCTTGACAGTATGAAAGGATTGATCTCTGATTTGACTCTCGATAAGCGTGATGAGTTCGGAAAAGACTATGGGAAAATTTTGAGCCTTCTGACTAAGAAAGTTGATTATGGGATTATCAGCTCTTTGGCACAATATTATGATATGCCTCTATGCTATTTCACATTTGATGATTTCCAActagctcctactttggaagaagttGAGAGAATAGTGGGTCTAAAGTTGAAATATTTCAATCCATTTCCAAAGCTTAAAGAGGAAGTAGGCCCAAAGAAGATAGACTTAGCCTTAAGTATCAATGTCCCAACTGTTCTAGCCAATTGGGTCGAGAAAGGGGTTTTTAAAGGTTTTGCCATGAGGTTCTTAGAAGAATTAGCTTTGAAGTTCAAGAAAGAAGGACATTGGAAGGCATTCTATGTTGTGTTGGCTCTATTGATCCATGGGATTGTGCTCTTCCCAAACATTGAAAAGTTTGTGGATCATGTAGCTGTAGAAGTCTTTCTCTCCGGCAATCCTGAACCATTTCTCTTGGATGACATTTACCATGCCCTTCACGCTCGACATGAAAAGAGGGGTGTAACTTTGTTATGTTATGCTCCTTTGCTTTATACTTGGTTCATGCAACATATGACTGAAAAAGACCCTTTTGTGGAAAAATAA